In Microvenator marinus, one genomic interval encodes:
- the recN gene encoding DNA repair protein RecN, with translation MLTHLVIRNFAIIHHLEVPFYKGLTVLSGETGAGKSIVIDALNLLLGGRASTDVIRGDADEAVVEGCFELSAFHKRRTQSILEELGVEPGDNELLIRRIIARSGRNKVFVNGCLTTLGTLQAVTSGLVDISGQHEHISLLDVPRHLDILDEFAALNCLRDEYTGSYSTVQNFRKELESLRGDVRERLHRIDFLKYQLGEIDAAKLKLGEDDELEAEFLRLKNAEKIGDSTQRATFLIYDGEASAVSKLSEASNALAKIEHVDPKIAELHARLNDARYLMEDVARELSEFTDSAESDPARLDAVQARLEALKLLKRKHGHEIAIILEEAERMREELDRLENAEERGAELEKKLEKAERAAIELAVQLSGERREAASVFARALERELHDLNMKSAKLSVQFAPESLEGPNATMLGAKGIDTVEFQFSPNPGESPKPLAKIASGGELSRIMLAMKTVLRERDTIATYIFDEVDTGIGGSTADLVGSKIAGTSIDHQVICITHLPQIASRGEHHYRVEKVITADRTESTLRLLDVEERIEEIARMLGGARVSDKTRVAAQELLGL, from the coding sequence ATGTTAACTCATCTTGTGATTCGCAATTTTGCAATTATTCATCATCTGGAAGTCCCCTTTTATAAGGGATTGACGGTCCTGAGCGGGGAAACAGGGGCCGGAAAGTCAATCGTCATCGACGCCCTAAATCTGCTCCTTGGCGGCCGCGCCTCTACCGACGTGATTCGTGGGGATGCGGACGAGGCGGTCGTGGAGGGATGTTTTGAGCTGAGCGCTTTTCACAAGCGTCGGACACAGTCGATTCTAGAAGAGCTTGGCGTGGAGCCGGGTGATAATGAGCTCTTGATTCGGCGCATCATCGCTCGCAGCGGCCGAAATAAGGTCTTTGTCAATGGTTGTCTAACCACGTTGGGGACCCTGCAGGCTGTGACCTCTGGACTCGTCGATATCAGCGGACAGCACGAGCATATCAGCCTTCTCGATGTACCGAGGCATTTGGATATTCTGGACGAGTTTGCGGCCTTGAATTGCCTGCGAGACGAGTACACGGGGTCTTACTCAACGGTGCAGAATTTCCGAAAGGAATTGGAGTCTCTGCGTGGCGATGTGCGAGAAAGGCTTCATCGTATCGACTTCCTGAAGTATCAGCTCGGTGAGATCGATGCGGCAAAGCTGAAGCTTGGAGAGGATGACGAACTTGAGGCTGAATTCTTGCGCCTCAAGAATGCCGAGAAGATCGGCGATTCAACCCAACGTGCCACGTTCTTAATCTATGACGGTGAGGCTTCGGCCGTTTCCAAACTCAGCGAAGCCAGCAACGCGCTGGCTAAAATCGAGCACGTCGACCCGAAAATCGCGGAACTACACGCTCGGCTCAATGATGCGCGATATCTGATGGAAGATGTCGCGCGAGAGCTCAGTGAGTTTACCGATAGTGCCGAGTCTGACCCAGCGCGCCTCGATGCTGTGCAGGCTCGCCTTGAGGCTCTCAAACTCCTCAAGCGCAAACACGGACATGAGATCGCGATCATCCTCGAAGAAGCAGAGCGCATGCGCGAGGAACTCGATCGTCTGGAAAATGCGGAGGAAAGGGGCGCCGAGCTCGAAAAGAAGCTGGAAAAGGCCGAACGCGCCGCAATAGAGCTTGCTGTTCAGCTTTCAGGAGAGCGCCGAGAAGCTGCCAGTGTGTTCGCACGGGCCCTTGAGCGTGAACTGCATGACCTCAACATGAAGAGTGCGAAGCTAAGTGTGCAGTTTGCTCCCGAGAGCCTTGAAGGACCCAACGCCACCATGCTCGGTGCCAAAGGGATCGACACCGTTGAGTTCCAGTTTTCGCCAAACCCTGGGGAGTCTCCCAAGCCTTTGGCCAAAATTGCCAGTGGCGGCGAGCTATCGAGAATCATGTTGGCCATGAAGACTGTGCTCCGAGAGCGCGATACGATTGCTACCTATATCTTTGACGAAGTGGATACCGGAATCGGCGGGTCAACTGCGGATCTCGTGGGTTCTAAGATCGCCGGAACGTCGATCGACCACCAGGTCATCTGCATCACACACCTGCCGCAAATTGCGAGCCGAGGGGAGCACCACTACAGGGTCGAGAAGGTGATTACAGCCGATCGCACCGAGTCGACCCTTCGACTTCTAGATGTCGAAGAGCGAATCGAAGAAATTGCTCGAATGCTCGGCGGGGCAAGGGTTTCCGACAAGACACGAGTGGCGGCTCAAGAACTTCTAGGGCTGTGA
- a CDS encoding DUF4178 domain-containing protein, with product MMLLTLIALIVVIVATVYFYKKTKSLENMKQLPPGFQSAGDFQPVSEVSGERSIKNLQIGDIVTHFDQDFVVEGRIDYNDSGWPWTCFMLVDGDDVRWLAVEEDDQLEVSIWQETDVVLHGSVPEFIEFEGERFRMVERGKARVSQMGQTGARRGMEMEYYEFEGQGDRYLSVEKWGQDIEVSIGEDVNPYALEILPGGGTSFT from the coding sequence ATGATGTTATTGACCTTGATAGCGCTGATCGTGGTGATAGTTGCCACGGTCTATTTCTATAAAAAGACCAAATCGCTTGAGAACATGAAGCAATTGCCACCTGGTTTTCAAAGCGCAGGTGACTTTCAGCCTGTGTCTGAAGTGAGCGGGGAGCGCAGCATTAAGAACCTGCAAATTGGCGATATCGTGACGCATTTCGATCAGGACTTTGTGGTCGAAGGACGGATTGACTACAATGATTCCGGCTGGCCATGGACGTGTTTCATGTTGGTTGACGGAGACGATGTTCGGTGGCTCGCTGTGGAAGAAGATGACCAACTCGAGGTGAGTATCTGGCAAGAGACCGATGTGGTGCTCCATGGAAGCGTTCCAGAGTTCATCGAGTTTGAAGGTGAAAGATTCCGGATGGTCGAACGTGGAAAGGCGCGTGTTTCACAAATGGGCCAGACTGGAGCGCGTCGAGGAATGGAGATGGAGTATTACGAATTCGAAGGGCAGGGCGATCGCTATCTCTCCGTTGAAAAGTGGGGTCAAGATATCGAGGTCTCGATTGGAGAGGATGTCAATCCCTACGCTCTCGAAATTCTTCCCGGTGGTGGAACCAGCTTTACCTGA
- a CDS encoding ATP-binding protein has product MSHELTTVPASTLEDVDLVAFREWLDANIPGLSSRGSLEDALQKLRLAAPMGSRVIPTIALIYAFGDNPQWLQPQLTLSFSAYAGGSVTSELLLTQHLSGRMHVLLEEAMAAIEDNARPVVDQVRPENSDLEFPRRAVREALSNALIHRDLKSAAQIQVRMFVDRLEIWSPGAMVSVPEPGVSIPRNPLLARIARSLGMVEQLGRGISTIESECTREGLQLTGTKEGVTLTLKSMLFGLTPSTLETN; this is encoded by the coding sequence ATGTCCCACGAGCTGACAACAGTGCCGGCGAGCACCCTTGAGGACGTTGACTTGGTCGCGTTTCGAGAGTGGCTGGACGCGAATATCCCAGGCCTTTCTAGCCGAGGATCGCTCGAAGACGCCCTGCAGAAGCTTCGCCTCGCGGCGCCCATGGGTAGTCGAGTTATCCCTACCATCGCCCTGATCTATGCGTTCGGAGATAATCCACAATGGTTGCAACCACAGTTGACGCTCAGTTTCTCGGCGTACGCCGGCGGGAGTGTGACGTCTGAGCTTCTACTCACCCAACATCTCTCTGGACGGATGCACGTGTTGTTGGAGGAGGCTATGGCGGCCATCGAAGACAACGCCCGTCCGGTTGTGGATCAGGTGCGTCCAGAGAATTCAGACCTGGAGTTTCCACGACGTGCCGTCAGAGAAGCTTTGTCCAACGCACTGATCCACCGCGACCTGAAATCAGCTGCCCAAATCCAAGTTCGCATGTTCGTGGATCGCCTGGAGATCTGGTCGCCTGGCGCGATGGTAAGCGTGCCCGAGCCCGGGGTATCGATTCCTCGGAATCCGCTCTTGGCTCGAATCGCCCGTTCACTTGGTATGGTCGAGCAGCTCGGGCGCGGCATCTCAACCATCGAGTCGGAGTGTACCCGCGAAGGACTTCAGCTAACGGGAACCAAAGAAGGCGTGACCTTGACACTGAAATCCATGCTCTTCGGATTGACTCCGTCCACCCTTGAGACCAACTAG
- a CDS encoding MYXO-CTERM sorting domain-containing protein, translating into MKHTLNTLTLMAALLAFSNAEARTPVQECTSDADCPDSYTCITEDVGACPPCESGMECEPCSSTSYSYCSPPPPEECESDADCEGDNVCVSYTYESCTGGDVVCAADPDGNTTCDDEPEVEVNCESHSEAYCVPPYYAPCQVDADCGGGFACKDIEICSCSSDPSPEPEPGTGNGSDGAPDEGSCECGPTGDKYCELIPVECETDADCGAGQSCQDLYGGETEPAPLPADDDPDTMDGDTGDTGSGEIMPYPEESYCIPDGYWGTPVYSGDDSAGEQAPVGNASGAERVGWGEGDSSGSKATDSGCSATNSNATLGWLGLFGLIALRRRRRASRSNR; encoded by the coding sequence ATGAAACACACACTGAATACCTTGACACTCATGGCTGCGTTGCTGGCCTTCTCAAATGCCGAGGCACGCACTCCCGTTCAAGAATGCACGAGCGATGCAGACTGCCCCGATTCATACACCTGCATCACCGAGGACGTCGGCGCTTGCCCTCCTTGCGAGAGCGGTATGGAGTGTGAGCCTTGCAGTTCAACCTCCTACTCGTATTGCTCGCCGCCCCCACCCGAGGAGTGCGAGTCGGATGCCGATTGCGAAGGCGACAATGTGTGCGTCTCCTACACCTATGAATCCTGTACGGGTGGAGACGTGGTTTGCGCGGCCGACCCCGATGGCAACACCACTTGCGACGACGAACCAGAAGTGGAAGTGAACTGCGAGTCTCACTCAGAAGCCTATTGCGTGCCTCCGTATTACGCGCCGTGCCAGGTTGACGCGGATTGTGGTGGCGGATTCGCATGTAAGGACATTGAGATTTGTTCGTGTAGTTCAGATCCTTCACCAGAACCAGAGCCGGGCACAGGTAATGGCTCTGACGGCGCGCCGGATGAGGGTTCTTGCGAATGCGGTCCAACGGGTGACAAGTATTGTGAACTCATTCCCGTAGAATGTGAGACCGACGCTGATTGTGGGGCTGGACAATCTTGTCAAGACCTCTACGGCGGTGAGACGGAGCCAGCACCACTTCCTGCCGACGATGACCCAGACACCATGGATGGCGACACTGGAGACACTGGGTCTGGTGAGATCATGCCTTATCCCGAGGAGTCCTACTGTATCCCAGACGGTTACTGGGGAACGCCAGTCTATTCGGGCGATGATTCCGCTGGCGAACAAGCTCCAGTTGGCAATGCCTCGGGCGCCGAGCGAGTTGGATGGGGCGAAGGAGACTCAAGCGGTTCCAAGGCCACCGACTCAGGCTGTTCCGCAACGAATTCGAACGCGACCCTTGGGTGGCTCGGACTCTTCGGCCTTATTGCGCTTCGCCGCCGCCGCCGAGCTTCTCGCTCAAACCGCTAA
- a CDS encoding DoxX family protein — protein MKKLLLMPWFDSLKDHGLLWMRVALGLSFVAHGWPKLAGGQERWEQVGSAVSHIGIDFGHLAFGLAAAGTELIGGMLLAIGLATRPVSFLLAFTMFVAMMMHISNDAGFVKISHPMELGIVFIGLLLMGPGRFSVDHRLK, from the coding sequence ATGAAAAAATTACTCCTAATGCCCTGGTTCGATTCTCTAAAGGACCACGGCTTACTCTGGATGAGAGTCGCACTGGGCCTAAGCTTTGTGGCTCACGGATGGCCGAAGCTCGCAGGCGGTCAGGAGCGCTGGGAACAAGTGGGCTCCGCGGTCTCCCATATCGGAATCGACTTTGGACACCTCGCGTTCGGCTTGGCCGCAGCGGGTACCGAGCTCATCGGTGGCATGTTGCTCGCCATAGGTTTGGCGACTCGTCCGGTTTCGTTCCTTCTCGCGTTCACCATGTTTGTTGCCATGATGATGCATATTTCCAATGACGCTGGATTCGTAAAAATCTCGCACCCGATGGAGCTCGGGATTGTATTCATCGGTCTATTGTTGATGGGTCCTGGGCGATTTAGCGTCGATCACAGACTCAAATAG
- a CDS encoding ATP-dependent DNA helicase: protein MSQRWAEISSLCEAHDIDEDLAFLAKDILGLARASEAISLESPVFPLILGSLISVQDGSTRVPLMPGYDSAVDRVLKAMGELEAGVYERIKDELRRIGGLVSTGHAYTPFVVEGDWFYHHKTWELEIELARLIRDHEVKGLVSESDARGALESLDGADALSVEQKEAVVRACSGGFVVITGGPGTGKTTIIEYIVRTLSHLGVEQGRISLAAPTGKAANRMGERTRNIEGIVAPRTLHRLLEYSVTRRRFGRDRFNPLRQDVVLVDEASMIDLHMMRSILDALGGATLVLIGDAEQLPSVESGTVLRDLKPQSGELGPRFIRLTQSFRQADDSGGAEILLQARLVRDGSTEGWARMDLAEQWEAQPGVSRLEIQDKANLEKMISRWVRTRLIDEAVLREAVGHTFEIREGGFDEFDRQLLEGLFAFTKRERFLCVTKRRATGSIALNEAILSRMEDEFGFKGLGPGVPVMMLHNDYSRGLFNGDQGVVIRARIDREEVLMAVFESEGGFAAHHLNSLKAQVDLSFAMTVHKAQGSEFDHVAVVLPEEPIPLLTRENLYTALTRARRGVLVVGMEEVYRAGVLNPVRRFSGLSEKLGGGGEAQ from the coding sequence TTGAGTCAAAGGTGGGCAGAGATATCGTCCCTTTGCGAAGCCCATGATATCGACGAAGACCTCGCCTTTTTGGCCAAAGATATCTTGGGTTTGGCTCGAGCTTCTGAAGCCATTAGCTTGGAATCGCCTGTTTTTCCTTTGATTTTGGGGTCCCTGATTTCTGTGCAGGATGGAAGCACTCGAGTGCCATTGATGCCCGGGTACGATTCGGCAGTTGACCGAGTGCTCAAGGCGATGGGGGAGCTTGAAGCCGGCGTCTACGAACGCATCAAAGATGAACTGAGGAGGATTGGCGGGCTTGTATCGACGGGGCACGCCTATACGCCTTTTGTGGTTGAGGGGGACTGGTTCTATCACCACAAGACTTGGGAATTGGAAATTGAGCTCGCGCGACTTATTCGAGATCACGAGGTCAAGGGGTTGGTCAGCGAATCGGATGCCCGTGGCGCGCTTGAGTCGTTGGACGGCGCAGACGCGCTCAGCGTCGAACAAAAAGAAGCGGTGGTTCGCGCGTGCTCAGGCGGTTTTGTTGTCATTACCGGTGGGCCTGGAACTGGAAAAACCACCATCATCGAATATATCGTGCGCACACTGAGCCATCTTGGGGTCGAGCAGGGCCGGATTTCTCTGGCAGCCCCGACCGGCAAGGCTGCAAATCGAATGGGTGAGCGCACGCGTAACATCGAAGGGATTGTGGCACCAAGAACGCTTCATCGGCTCCTCGAGTATTCCGTGACGCGACGCCGATTTGGTCGAGATCGCTTCAATCCATTGCGCCAAGACGTAGTGTTGGTGGATGAAGCATCCATGATCGATTTGCATATGATGCGCTCCATTTTGGATGCGTTGGGTGGAGCTACTTTGGTTTTGATCGGGGACGCAGAACAATTGCCTTCCGTGGAAAGTGGGACGGTATTGCGCGACCTCAAGCCTCAATCAGGGGAGCTCGGGCCGAGATTCATTCGATTGACCCAGAGTTTTCGACAAGCCGACGATTCTGGCGGCGCTGAGATTCTGCTGCAAGCTCGGCTGGTTCGAGATGGGTCCACTGAGGGGTGGGCGCGCATGGATCTCGCGGAGCAATGGGAGGCGCAACCCGGCGTGTCCCGTCTCGAGATTCAAGATAAGGCGAATCTTGAGAAGATGATTTCTCGATGGGTGCGCACGCGTTTAATTGATGAGGCAGTCCTACGTGAAGCCGTTGGGCACACCTTTGAGATTAGAGAAGGCGGCTTCGACGAGTTCGATCGTCAACTCCTGGAAGGGCTCTTTGCCTTCACCAAACGAGAGCGTTTTCTATGTGTGACCAAACGTCGTGCGACTGGGTCCATTGCGCTCAACGAGGCTATCTTGTCCCGCATGGAAGACGAGTTCGGATTCAAGGGGCTTGGGCCCGGCGTGCCTGTGATGATGCTGCACAACGATTACTCTCGTGGCCTCTTTAACGGCGACCAGGGCGTGGTCATCCGAGCCAGAATCGATAGAGAAGAGGTCTTGATGGCGGTGTTTGAGAGTGAAGGCGGTTTTGCCGCCCACCACCTCAACTCGCTGAAGGCTCAAGTTGACCTCTCGTTTGCGATGACGGTGCACAAAGCTCAGGGCTCGGAGTTTGACCATGTGGCGGTGGTGCTTCCTGAGGAGCCGATTCCCTTGCTTACACGAGAAAACCTCTACACAGCCCTGACGAGGGCCCGTAGAGGTGTGCTTGTAGTTGGTATGGAGGAAGTCTACCGGGCCGGGGTGTTAAACCCCGTTCGGCGATTTAGCGGTTTGAGCGAGAAGCTCGGCGGCGGCGGCGAAGCGCAATAA
- a CDS encoding fatty acid desaturase, translating to MKPTKIEHWGLKGLLSAGLIFALWGSLLSYLLLSEFAIWKLGLIIFQTMLYTGLFITAHDAMHGTVIPSNRKLNDIIGWAAVLLYALFSFRKLRERHTLHHDHPGQEEDPDFHDGEHSGFWAWYWRFLTHYVTWKQILGMAIIFNVLEHLVGVSLVNLLVFWVLPSLLSTLQLFYFGTYLPHRGEHDNPHHARSNTYSEMVSFLTCYHFGYHFEHHEYPWAPWWYLPTVFKKERDLA from the coding sequence ATGAAGCCCACAAAGATCGAGCACTGGGGACTAAAAGGACTTCTGAGCGCTGGACTTATCTTTGCACTCTGGGGTTCTCTCCTCTCCTATCTGCTCCTGAGCGAATTTGCGATTTGGAAGCTGGGTCTGATCATTTTTCAGACCATGCTCTACACAGGGCTATTCATCACGGCACATGACGCGATGCACGGGACGGTCATACCATCAAATCGGAAGCTCAATGACATCATTGGCTGGGCGGCTGTGCTTTTGTACGCTCTCTTTTCTTTTCGCAAACTTCGCGAGCGCCACACCTTGCACCATGACCATCCAGGCCAAGAAGAGGACCCTGACTTTCATGATGGTGAGCATTCGGGCTTCTGGGCATGGTATTGGCGTTTCCTGACCCACTATGTGACGTGGAAGCAAATCCTCGGGATGGCCATCATCTTCAACGTGTTAGAACATCTCGTAGGCGTTAGCCTGGTCAATCTCCTGGTGTTCTGGGTACTTCCCTCACTCCTTTCAACCCTACAACTTTTCTACTTTGGTACCTATCTTCCGCACCGCGGCGAACACGACAACCCGCACCACGCAAGGTCCAACACCTATTCCGAAATGGTCTCTTTTCTGACTTGCTACCATTTCGGATATCACTTCGAACATCACGAGTACCCCTGGGCGCCCTGGTGGTATTTGCCTACAGTCTTCAAAAAAGAGCGAGATCTCGCATGA
- a CDS encoding J domain-containing protein codes for MGIRDKFERRVRANLNEILDRVQEFEAQGGFKKIIEPIADEMGFEEIGLNPPVPKGHKSIRDYYANLEVPYGSDLETVKESYRTLMRKYHPDKHVNDPETEKLATELSQELTRAYKAIESYLTTGRY; via the coding sequence ATGGGAATTAGAGATAAATTTGAGAGACGGGTCAGGGCAAACCTCAACGAAATCCTCGACCGAGTTCAGGAATTTGAGGCCCAAGGTGGCTTCAAAAAGATTATCGAGCCCATCGCCGACGAGATGGGTTTTGAAGAGATCGGGCTTAACCCACCTGTACCTAAGGGCCATAAAAGCATTCGCGATTACTACGCGAATCTTGAAGTCCCCTACGGTTCCGACCTTGAAACGGTGAAGGAATCTTATCGAACCTTGATGCGTAAGTATCACCCCGACAAGCACGTCAATGATCCCGAGACCGAGAAGCTGGCCACGGAGCTCAGCCAGGAATTGACGCGTGCCTACAAGGCGATCGAATCGTACCTGACTACGGGTCGTTATTAG
- a CDS encoding ATP synthase F0 subunit B → MFGNTVLLAAGYIDLDGTLAIQMILFLVLFLVLRPLIFDPYLKAVEARRDGLQGSREEADEMDARAERSLADYERKMRDARREANEVREGLRTQGQNEFEDILGEAREEISEKLVAERAKIEAERESSLVQLKERSESLAKVLVARVLPVLLALVFFPVDAFAAGGGEFPWASWVTSIVNLIIYIGIIVYFAGPKIQEHFASRRENLLQDLNAAKDLRLRAEAKLEEVSQRLEKLEEERKSIMDDYHEQGMREKERLVAEAQRQVEKMRADAEMVIKQEVRRAVQSIEQEAIDLALGLAENMVKEKVDDKVQTELVDGYLNDIKSLDKAA, encoded by the coding sequence ATGTTCGGAAACACTGTTTTGCTAGCCGCCGGCTATATCGACCTCGATGGTACGTTAGCCATCCAGATGATCCTTTTCTTAGTGCTCTTTCTTGTGTTGCGTCCGCTGATTTTTGACCCCTATTTGAAGGCGGTTGAAGCTCGGCGAGACGGTTTGCAAGGCTCGCGCGAAGAAGCTGATGAAATGGACGCTCGCGCCGAGCGTTCGCTCGCCGACTACGAGCGCAAGATGCGCGACGCGCGTCGCGAGGCCAACGAAGTCCGTGAAGGCCTTCGGACCCAAGGGCAAAATGAGTTCGAAGATATCCTCGGTGAAGCTCGCGAAGAAATCAGCGAGAAGTTGGTAGCCGAGCGCGCCAAAATCGAGGCGGAGCGTGAGTCTAGTCTTGTTCAGCTAAAAGAGCGCTCTGAGTCACTTGCCAAAGTACTCGTCGCGCGCGTTCTTCCAGTTCTCCTAGCCTTGGTCTTCTTTCCGGTTGACGCGTTTGCGGCCGGTGGTGGTGAGTTTCCGTGGGCCTCATGGGTCACAAGCATCGTCAACCTGATCATCTATATCGGCATCATTGTCTATTTCGCGGGTCCTAAGATCCAAGAGCACTTCGCGAGCCGACGAGAAAACCTTCTGCAGGATTTGAACGCAGCGAAGGACCTTCGATTGCGCGCAGAGGCGAAGCTCGAAGAAGTGAGCCAGCGGCTTGAGAAGCTCGAAGAAGAGCGTAAATCCATCATGGACGATTACCATGAGCAAGGAATGCGCGAGAAAGAGCGGCTCGTGGCCGAGGCGCAACGCCAGGTTGAGAAGATGCGTGCCGACGCTGAAATGGTGATCAAGCAGGAAGTTCGCCGCGCAGTGCAATCGATCGAGCAAGAGGCTATCGACCTCGCGCTTGGACTTGCAGAAAACATGGTGAAAGAGAAGGTGGACGACAAAGTTCAAACTGAACTTGTAGACGGCTACCTCAACGATATTAAGTCTTTGGATAAGGCGGCCTAA